In one Bactrocera tryoni isolate S06 chromosome 5, CSIRO_BtryS06_freeze2, whole genome shotgun sequence genomic region, the following are encoded:
- the LOC120776671 gene encoding protein scylla, with amino-acid sequence MKMEVLAVQQQYQSKYNIYGSSKVRDWTSTLSPLLPLASSGWVDAEPEVAAAPQPTASIPIPYLQNQQNYHISNNNNNNLNNNNNTVNNKNVKNSIMNHNNKKTKRTASTEELLAVPEVMIAPPSSLKEVKKVPASRAASAPYTLTPNTNTANNTNSATIPTVGGSYLTTQHTPSQNPSTNLFNCDDIDAAAVEDLSLRLLDELRAAKQRHLTCTEVSLPCDLTLRIAAEIIRVSAKEPCGVRGCTIYIEFEDEPNNSRRIAELKLDPEMVSTFEIYLTLRQDHRGWTSLLPQFMKSLARTITISATFTITKHKLYTSDRTSYSYGGSSAATTISTAPTS; translated from the exons atgaaaatggaaGTACTTGCGGTGCAACAACAATACCAGTCGAAATACAACATATACGGGTCCAGTAAAGTTAGAG ATTGGACCAGCACATTGTCGCCACTGTTGCCGCTGGCGTCCAGCGGCTGGGTCGATGCGGAGCCAGAGGTGGCCGCCGCGCCGCAGCCGACCGCCAGCATACCCATACCATATCTGCAGAATCAACAGAATTATcatattagcaacaacaacaataataatttaaataacaacaacaacacagttaacaataaaaatgtgaaaaacagTATTATGAAtcataataataagaaaaccaAACGCACAGCGAGCACCGAAGAGCTGCTGGCGGTGCCTGAGGTGATGATTGCCCCACCGTCGTCGTTGAAGGAGGTGAAAAAGGTGCCAGCTAGCCGTGCGGCCTCAGCACCATACACCTTAACACCGAATACAAACACCGCAAATAACACAAACTCGGCAACAATACCGACAGTGGGCGGCAGCTACCTCACCACACAGCATACACCCTCCCAGAATCCCTCAACAAATCTCTTCAACTGTGATGATATCGATGCAGCAGCCGTGGAAGATCTCTCACTGCGCCTGTTGGATGAGTTGCGCGCCGCCAAGCAGCGTCATCTCACCTGCACCGAAGTCTCCCTACCCTGTGATCTCACGCTGCGCATTGCCGCCGAAATCATACGCGTCTCAGCGAAGGAACCGTGCGGTGTACGCGGCTGCACCATCTACATCGAATTCGAGGATGAACCGAACAATTCGCGACGCATTGCCGAACTCAAATTGGATCCGGAAATGGTATCGACTTTTGAGATCTACTTGACATTGCGTCAGGATCATCGCGGCTGGACCTCACTGCTGCCACAATTCATGAAGAGTCTGGCGCGCACAATCACCATCAGTGCAACATTCACCATCACCAAACACAAACTTTACACATCGGATCGCACCAGCTACAGCTACGGCGGCAGCAGTGCGGCCACAACGATCTCAACAGCACCAACATCGTGA